The stretch of DNA TCTTTAACCATTATGATGTTCCTTTTGAATTTACTGTTCCATTATGGATTCAAGGATTTTTAATGCTATTAAGCATTGGCATTCCTATGTTATTTTTACTAATCTTAGGTTTAAAACTTTTGGTTACTAATATGCGCCCAATAGGAAACTATTTTAAATATTCATTATTAGCCATTTGGATTGTTTCAATAATTGCTATTACCTATTTAGGAATACAACAAGTAACTGAAAAAAGTATTGAAGGACGCGTAGAACAAAAACAAGAAATTGTAATACAACCTACAGATACGTTATACATTAAAATGAAGTATAATGATTTCTTTACAAAACATATTGACGATAGAACTTCAAAAAAATATACGCACGACGAAAATAATAATGAAGTAATATTTTCTAACGATGTTCGTTTACATTTAATGAGAACTGAAGAAGCAACTCCATACATTCAAGTTGCAAAAACAGCTAACGGAAAATCGCACACTGATGCTAAAAAATTTGCAGAAAAAATTAACTATCATTTTGAAATACAAGGAAATAACATTAATTTAGACAACTTTTTTACAACAGATTTTGAAAATAAGTTTAGAGATCAAGAAGTTCATATCTATTTATATTTACCTAAAGGAATTATTATTTATCCAGATGAAACCGTAAGTCATTACTTATCGTCTTGGAATTCTGAAATCAACATTTATTATGGAGACGAAAACAATTATTACCAATTAGTAGACAAAGAATTAGAGTGTTTAACTTGTCCAAATGAAGAAGAGGAAAACGACACTATAAATGAAAACTTAACTATTAAATTAAATAATAAAGAATTAAAAATAAATGTAGATGAAAATCATTTAGATATTCAAACAAAATAAACAACTTTAAAAAACAACCATGATCAAACTAATTATTCAATTAACTAAAATTATTGTAGCAACGCTAATTGCATTGTTCATGACCAGTTGCGTTAATTTTAATTCGATTTCAGGCGATGGTAACGTAACTACTTCAAAAAGAAAAGTAACCAATTTTACTGCTGTAGATGCAAATACTGGTTTAGAAGTGGTAATTAAACAAGGTAATAACTTTTTTGTAGAAGTAGAAGCCGATTCTAACTTGCAAGATCACATTAAAACTGAAGTAGAAAACAATACTTTAAAAGTGTATTGCGATCAAAACATTTACAAATCAAGTGCACGAAAAGTATATATCGAAATGCCTGTTGTACAAACAATTTCAACTTCAAGTGGCGCAAGCTTAGAAAGTCAAAATACTATTGTTAGCGATATTTTAAAATTAGATTCTAGCGGTGGAAGCGAAATGAAATTAACTATTAAATCGCAAAAATTAACTTGTGATAGTAGTAGCGGAAGCGAAATAAATGTTAGTGGAGAAGCAATAGATGTTACAACAAGCTCATCAAGTGGCAGCTCTATTAATTTATCTAAGTTAGTAGCCGAAAATGTGAGTTCAGATTCATCGAGCGGAAGTTCTACTACTGTTAATGCTAAAAACAAATTAAAAGCAAACGCTTCAAGTGGGAGTTCTATTGATTATCTATCAAGTCCAAAAGAAGTTACTCTAGACGAAAATTCGGGTGGAAGTATTTCGAAACAATAAATTAAATAACTAATAATAGTATCAATCTGAACTATGTTCAACTTCTAAAAATCCCAAGAAATTGGGATTTTTTCTTTTTTATTGTTCAAAATATTTTTTTTGTGTAGGTTTGTTTATAGCTTTGGAATAATTCTTGTAAAAGCTTAGAAAAACAAAACTAAAATGAAGAAAATTATCGTATTATTTGCTCTTGTTTTCGCAACATCAGTAACATTTGGACAAAAGAAAGAAAAAATAAAAGGATCAAAAATTGTAACCCATACAGTGACTGATCTTGAAAGTTTTGTCAATGTTGAAGTTGAAGATAACTTAGAAGTTTTTTTGGTTAAAGCTGATAAACCTTCTTTAGAAATTGAAGCCGATGATAATTTACACGATGCTATTAATTTTTCTGTCGCAGGAAATACGCTGAGAATTTTCTCCTTAAAAGATGTAATTGGTGCAAAAAAGTTTTCTATTCGTGTTAATTACACTGAAAATTTAAAATTAGTTGTTGCCAAAGGCGAAACAAGAGTTAATGCATTAAACGAACTTCAAGCCGAAAATGTTACTATTAAAAACTATGATAAATCTAAATCATTTTTAAATGTAAAATCGGAATATTTTACTCTAATTTTAAATGATAAAGCAGAAGCTGAATTAAATGTTAAAGCTCAAAATACAACTTTAGAATTAAGCAAAGATGCCGAATTAAAAGCACTTGTAGCTTCACCTGAAGTAAAAATTGATATGTATGAAAAAAGCGAAGCTAAAATTGAAGGTGACACCGAAAACCTTAAACTTCGTTTAGACAATAGTAGCATTTTAGATGCTAAAAAATTCAGTGCCAAAAATTTAGAAATTGCTATTGAAGGTTATGCTAAAGCTGACGTTAATGTGGTAGAACAAGTAAATATTACGGCTTCGGGAAAAAGTGAAATTAGATTATATGGTGAACCAAAAATCACAGTAACAAAATTCACAAATTCGACAACTTTATTCAAAAAAGAATTCTAATTGAAATATGTTGTTTACATAATATGTCTTTTCATTTTTGAAATTGGTTTCGGACAAACTAAAACTTTTCCCGATGATTTTTTAGGCACTTATAAAGGTAAACTCGAAATTGTAAGTGCAAAAGGTAAAAAGGAAATCGACATGGAATTTCACTTTTCCAAGACAGATACAATTGGTACTTATAAATATGTTTTAGTTTACAATAAAGAGCCGCGTAACTATTTTTTAATTGAAAAAAACAAAACTAACGGACAATATATAATAGACGAAAACAACGGAATTCTTTTACAAGCTTCGGTTTTTGACAACAGTATTTTTTCAATGTTTGAAGTCAACGGGAATTTAATTACCACGACCGAAAAGTTTTATGAAAATTATATGGATTTCGAAATTTTGTTTACCAATACTACCAAAGTAACAACTACAGGTAAAGGAACAGAAGAAATTCCGGAAGTAAAAGTATATCCCATTTTAGGCACTCAAAAAGCCCGACTTTATAAAGAATGAAAAGATTAATCTTAACTTGATTCACACCTATAATAAAACCAGCTTAAAAGCTGGTTTTATTAATTTAAACTATAATCTATAATTACATTTTAGAAGCCAAATAACGCTCTGCGTCTAAAGCTGCCATACATCCAGTACCAGCCGCTGTAATTGCTTGACGATACACATGATCTGCAGCATCTCCACCTACAAACACACCTGGAACATTTGTTTTTGCAGTTCCCGGTACATTTATAATGTATCCTGTCTCATCTAAATCAAGAAAATCTTTGAAAATATCTGTATTGGGTTTATGTCCAATTGCCACAAAGAAACCTGTTGCAGGAATTTCAATACTTTCACCCGTTGTTCTATTTTTAGCTCTAACTGCTGTAACCACTTGTCCGTCACCTAAAACTTCTTCCGTTTCAGTATGCATTAAAATTTCAATATTAGGAGTCTTACGCACACGATCCTCCATAATTTTTGAAGCTCTAAATTTATCACTTCTCACTAGCATGGTCACTTTTTTACAAATTTGCGATAAGTAGTGAGCTTCTTCACATGCACTATCTCCTGCTCCAACAATTACAACTTCTTGATTTCTGTAGAAGAATCCATCACAAACTGCACAAGCAGAAACTCCACCACCAAGTTTTAAATAATGTTGTTCCGAATCTAAACCTAAATACTTTGCAGAAGCTCCTGTAGAAATAATTACAGTATCAGCATGAATTTCAATTGTTTCGTTAATCCAAACTTTATGAACTTCTCCAGAAAAATCAACTTTTGTTGCCCAACCATCACGAATATCCGTTCCAAAACGTTTTGCTTGCGCTTGTAATTGTATCATCATTTCTGGACCAGTAATTCCATCAGGATATCCAGGAAAATTTTCCACTTCATTTGTAGTGGTTAATTGTCCTCCTGGTTGCTGACCTTGATATAATACTGGAAACATATTAGCTCTAGCCGCATAAATTGCTGCAGTGTAACCCGCAGGACCAGAACCAATTATTAAACATTTTACTCTTTCTATTTCGTTTGACATAATTCTTTATTATTAATGGAAAGCAAATTTAAGTGTTTATACTCTTATTTATCTTATTTTTTTATTAGAATTTACTATTGAAAAATAATTCAAATTTATTATTCAAAATATTTTGAATACCGAAAAATACCTTTATATTTGCACTCTCATTTTCGGGGTGTAGCGTAGCCCGGTCATCGCGCCTGGTTTGGGACCAGGAGGTCGCAGGTTCGAATCCTGCCACCCCGACAAAGCAAAGTCAATAGTCATTAGATTATTGACTTTTTTTTGTTTTGTGTTATTAAAGAAACATTTTTATTTACACAAATAAAAAAGTTAATAAACACCAACGGTGTTGGTTTTTGCTTTAGCAACAACCTAATAATCAAGATCACTTTAGTAATCCTTAATCTAAAAAGATAAATCCTTTCTGTACAACCAGAAAGGATTTTTTTTATGCTATTTTTTATGCTATACCAAATTACCATAAAAAAGACCTTGCATTCAGTATTAATTAGTACTTTTGTTTACTAAATTTATTCAATACATAACTATGCTAATTATCGGTATCGCTGGAGGAACAGGAAGTGGAAAAACTACTGTAGTTCATCAAATTATGAATGAACTTCCTGCCACTGAAGTGGGAATTATTTCTCAGGATTCTTATTATAAAGAAACGCATCACCTTTCTTACGAAGAAAGAACTAAAATTAATTTTGATCATCCTAGAGCAATTGATTTCGAATTATTAGTACAACACTTAAAAGAACTTAAAGCTGGAAATGTTATCGAACAGCCCATTTATTCTTTTGTTACACATGATAGAACAGACGATACAATAGTTACGCATCCGAGAACAGTAATGATTGTTGAAGGAATTTTAATTTTTACAAATCCTGAATTAAGAGACATGTTTGACATTAAAGTGTTTGTACATGCTGATTCTGATGAAAGATTAATCCGAAGATTAAAACGCGATATTGCTGAGCGTGGAAGAGATATGGAAGAGGTTTTAAATCGTTATCAAAACACCTTAAAACCAATGCACGAGCAATTTATTGAACCTACAAAAGCTTACGCAGATATTATTATACCAAACGACAAATACAACACTGTTGCTATTGATGTAGTAAGAGCTGTTATTAAACAACGTATTCGATAATTGAAAAAAATTAAAGACATAATTAACCGTTATCCTTTTCTTAAATACTTAGGAAACAGATATGTTATTGTGCTTTTGTTTTTTTTACTATGGATGCTTTTTCTAGACAATTACTCTTATCTTGAACATCGAGTTTTAAATAAAGAAATCGATGAATTAGAAGATAATATCGATTACTATAAATCTGAAATCTATCAAGATAGCGTTAGAATTAAGAAGCTTAAAAATCCAGATCAGATTGAAAAATATGCTCGCGAACAATATTATATGAAACGAGAAAATGAAGACGTTTATATAATTGAAAAAGAAGGCGAAGAGCAAGTAGAACAAACAAAATTTTAATTGAAATTTTATAATCCATTTAAAAATGGCAAACGATAAACTATTTACCGAATTCGAAAAAGTTTCATCGAAAGAATGGAAACAGAAAATTCAAGTCGAACTTAAAGGTGCCGATTATAACGAAACCTTAGTTTGGGAAAGCTTGGAAGGAATTAAAGTAAAACCTTTTTATGGAAGCGATGAGTTTGAAAAAAAATACACATATTCAACTCCAAATGATCCTTTCAAAATTGGACAAAAAATATTTGTTCAGGAAGAAAAATTATCAGTAAAAAAAGCTAGCGAGTTTATTCAAAAAGGAGCTGATGTGGTTTATTTCACAATTCCTAATGATGAAAAAAATATTGAAGAACTTATTGAGTTTACCAAAACCAAAGCAGCTTTTTTTTATTTGCCTTTCCTTTCAAACGATTTCGTTTCTAAATTTAATACTATTGAAAATGGTAATCTTTTAATAGATCCTATTGGTCAATTAGTTTTAGATGGAAATTGGTTTACCAATTTAGAAACCGATTTCAACACTTTAAACCAACTTAATAAAAACTGTAAGTCATCTTTTTTAACCATAAAATCTGAAGTGTACCAAAACGCTGGAGCCAATATGGTTCAGCAATTAGCTTACACTCTGGCTCACGTAAATGAATACTTCAATAGAATAGAAACTATTCAACAAAAAATAACTGTTGAAGTTGCTGTTGGTTCCAATTATTTTTTCGAAATCGCTAAACTAAAAGCACTTCGATTATTGTTAGAAACGCTAGCAAAAGAATACAATTTCACGGCTGGTTTTCAAATTATAGCTACTCCAACAAAAAGAAATAAAACACTTTACGACTACAACGTAAACATGTTACGTACCACTACCGAATGTATGAGTGCTATTTTGGGTGGAGCCGATGTTGTAATTAACAGTAATTACGATGCTATTTATCACAAAGAAAATGAATTTGGTAACCGCATCGCCCGAAATCAATTATTAGTTTTAAAGAACGAAAGTTATTTCGACAAAGTAAACAATGCAACTGACGGTGCTTACTATATTGAAACCTTAACCGAACAGTTAGCTGAAAAAGCTTTAGAACTTTTCAAAGATATTGAAGCAAATGGAGGTTTAATCACGCAATTAGTTGATGGAACTATCCAACGAAAAATTAAAGAAAGCGCTGATAAAGAACAAGACCTTTTCGATTCTGGAAAAGAAGTTTTATTGGGTACAAACAAATATCCAAACAAAAATGATATGATGAAAAACGATTTGGAATTGTATCCTTTTGTAAAACAAAACGCTAGAAAAACGCTAATTACTCCAATAATTGAGAGAAGATTAGCCGAAAAATTAGAACAAGAACGATTAGCAAGTGAGTAATGTATTTTCTATATTAGTAATTATTGGAATCTTAACTTTAGGATTTAGTTTTTATAGTCTTTTTAAAGGATTTAAAACTAAAAACAATAAAAGAAGAAACCTTTCATTACTTGGAATTTTTATAGGATTTCTACTTTGTTTTAGTCCTATTTTATTTATCATTTTTGCCTTCCTTTTTGGAGGAAGTTATCACGAATAATCCCATCAAGAGATGAGAAAAAACATACAAGATTTACAATTAGTAAAAAGTACAAAACCAGAAACTGTCAGTTCGAGCGGAGTCGAGAACTTCACAACTGCTGAAGGAATTGAAGTAAAACCAACTTATTCTGAAGAAGACAGTAATAACTTAGAACATATTGGTTTTGCAGCAGGTTTTGCACCAAATTTACGCGGACCGTATGCAACCATGTACGTTCGCCGACCTTGGACAATTCGCCAATATGCAGGATTTTCAACTGCAGAAGAAAGTAATGCTTTTTACAGAAGAAACTTAGCGGCGGGACAAAAAGGATTATCAGTCGCCTTCGATTTAGCCACACATAGAGGATACGATTCTAATCACGAGCGAGTAGTTGGTGATGTTGGAAAAGCTGGAGTTGCCATTGATTCGGTGGAAGATATGAAAATTCTTTTCGACCAAATTCCATTAGGCGAAATGTCGGTTTCGATGACCATGAATGGTGCTGTGTTACCTATCATGGCATTTTACATCGTAGCTGCCGAAGAACAAGGCGTTGCTCCTAACCTATTATCAGGAACGATACAGAATGATATTTTGAAGGAATTCATGGTGCGAAATACTTACATTTATCCACCAACACCTTCGATGAAAATTATTGCGGATATTTTCGAATATACGAGTAAAAACATGCCGAAGTTCAACTCGATTTCGATTTCGGGTTACCACATGCAAGAAGCGGGTGCAACTGCCGATATTGAGTTAGCATATACATTAGCCGATGGTTTAGAATACATTCGTACAGGAATTGCTGCTGGAATGGATATCGATACCTTCGCTCCTCGCCTTTCGTTTTTCTGGGCAATTGGTATGAATCATTTCATGGAAATTGCAAAAATGCGTGCGGGCCGTATGTTGTGGGCAAAATTATTAAAACAATTCAATCCAAAAGATGACAAATCATTAGCATTAAGAACGCACTGCCAAACTTCTGGTTGGAGTTTAACCGAGCAAGATCCTTTTAATAACGTTGCAAGAACAGCAATTGAAGCAGCAGCGGCAGCATTTGGTGGAACACAATCGTTACATACCAATGCATTGGACGAAGCCATTGCTTTACCAACCGATTTTTCAGCGCGTATTGCTCGTAATACACAAATCTACTTACAAGAAGAAACCAAAATTTGTAAAACCGTTGATCCTTGGGCAGGAAGTTATTATGTAGAAAGTTTAACAGCTGAAATTGCAGAAAAAGCATGGGCTTTAATTCAGGAAGTAGAAGAATTAGGCGGTATGACTAAAGCAATTGAAGCAGGAATTCCAAAACTACGTATTGAAGAAGCGGCAGCACGAAAACAAGCGCGTATTGACAGCGGACAAGATATTATTGTTGGCGTAAACAAATACCGTTTAGAGAAAGAAGATCCGTTACATATTTTAGAAGTCGATAACCAAACCGTTCGTAAACAACAAATTGAGCGTTTGGATCAAATAAAAGCAACGCGTGATAACGCAAAAGTAGCCGAATGTTTAGCCAAACTAACCGAATGTGCAAAAACAGGAAACGGCAACTTATTAGATTTAGCAGTAGATGCAGCTCGCAACAGAGCCACTTTAGGGGAAATTAGCGATGCCTTAGAAACTGTTTTCGGAAGATACAAAGCACAAATTAGAAGTTTTAGCGGCGTGTATAGTAAAGAAATTAAAAACGACGAAAGCTTTGAAAAAGCAAAACAATTAGCAGATGCCTTTGCTAAAAAAGAGGGACGTCGCCCAAGAATTATGATTGCCAAAATGGGACAAGACGGTCACGATCGTGGTGCCAAAGTAGTAGCGACAGGTTATGCCGATGTAGGTTTTGACGTAGACATTGGACCATTATTCCAAACGCCACAAGAAGCAGCCAAACAAGCCGTTGAAAACGACGTACATATTTTAGGCGTTTCTTCTTTAGCAGCGGGACACAAAACATTAGTTCCTCAAGTTATTGAAGAATTGAAAAAATACGGTCGCGAAGATATTATGGTGATTGTAGGTGGTGTTATCCCAGCGCAAGATTACCAATATTTATTTGATGCCGGAGCGGTTGCGGTTTTTGGTCCTGGAACTAAAATTAGCGATGCCGCTATTAGTATTTTAGAGGTTTTATTAGAAGATTAAAAATTCATTGTCACTTCGAGCGGAGTCGAGATGTCTCATAAAAACAAAAAACACCAACAGAAATGTTGGTGTTTTTATTTTTCTCAACTTTCAAAGTTATCAACAATCAAAATATTTTTTACACCTATTTGTATCTTTGTAAGATGTATGCTTTAGTCGATTGTAATAACTTTTTTGTATCCTGTGAGCGTGTATTTCAGCCACAATGGAACAACAAACCCGTTGTTGTGTTATCTAACAACGATGGTTGTATTATTTCGAGAAGTGAAGAAGCAAAAGCTTTAGGAATTCCCATGGGAGCTCCCGAATTTAAATACAAAGATTTATTAACTGCACATCAAGTTAAAGTCTTTTCGTCTAATTATGCTTTATATGGCGATTTAAGTAATCGGGTCATGGAATTGTTAAAACAATTTACTCCCGATATTGAAAACTATAGTATCGACGAGGCTTTTTTAAACTTTACGAAAACCAACATAACCGATTTTGAACAATGCGGATTCACCATTAAAAAAATGCTACAAAAAGGCTTAAGCATTCCTGTTTGTGTGGGATTTGGACCAACAAAAGCTTTATCGAAAGTAGCTAATCGAATTGCTAAAAAGTTTCAAAAAAGAACACAAGGTATTTATGTTATCGATACAGAAGAAAAACGTATTAAAGCACTGAAATGGCTCAAAATTGAAGACGTTTGGGGAATTGGTTTCCGACTTACAAAGAAAATGAAAGCTAAAAATATTCTCACGGCTTACGATTTTACTTTAGCCGAGAATACGGCTTATATTAAAGAAATCATGGGTGTTGTAGGACTGCGTTTACAAATGGAACTACAAGGTATTCCTGTTTTAGAATTGGAAGACGCACTCGAAACCAAAAAAAATATTGCCATTACACGTAGTTTTGAAAAACCGTTGCGTTCCATTGACGAACTTACCGAGCGTATTTCTACGTTTGCAACAGTAGCTTCAGAAAAATTACGCAAACAGAAATCGTGCTGTTACGGCATTATGATTTTTATTAAAAAAGATAAATTTAAAACAACCGATTCTCGCTATTATTTTTCGAGTTTCAAACATCTTCCCTTTGCTACGCAATCGGCTTTGACTTTGAGTACAACTGCCATTGAAATGTTAAAAGAACTCTTCAAAGAAAGCGAAGCATACAATAAAGCAGGTGTTGTTTTGTGTGAAATTATTCCTGAAAATCAAAAACAATTTCACTTGTTTGAAGAAGAAAATCCGAAACACGAACGCTTGATGAAAGTGATGGATATGATTCGTAAAAAAACGGGCGAACGCAAAATACGATTGGGCAACCAAGATTTAGATCGAACATGGAAAATGAAACAAAATTTCTTATCTAAAAAATACACCACTAATCTCGACGATATATTAGAAGTAAAATGTTAAAACCAAAAAACTTACAATTTTATCAACCCGATATTGAAAATTCATTATCAGCACCTTTTATTCCAAGCGGAATTAAAGCGGGATTTCCTTCGCCTGCTGGTGATTTTGATGAAAGTAAAATTAGTATCGATCAAATTGTAGTAAAAAATCAGGCGACTACTTTTTATGCAAAAGCCTCTGGAAATTCGATGGTGAATGCCGGAATAGATGATGGCGATATTTTAGTAATTGACAGAAGTCTTGAACCTTCAAATTTTAAAATTGCGGTTTGTTATATTGACGGAGAATTTACTGTAAAACGCATTAAAATTGACAAGACAGGCACTTATCTTCAACCTGAAAATGACGCTTATAATCCTATTAAAATTACAGAAGAAAACGAACTTATTATTTGGGGAATTGTAACTTATGTCATAAAAAAACTATAATATTGTTACCATGTCGAAACTACCCAATATTACTACGAGCATATTTTCTGTGATGTCGCAATTAGCGAACCAACACGGTTCGATTAATTTATCACAAGGATTTCCAAATTTTCCAGAAGATGAACGTTTGTTGCAAATTTCAGAACGTATTCTTCGAGAAAATATTCATCAATATACACCTATGGCGGGTTTGCCTTTGTTATTGGAAAAAATTGCTTTACAAACTCAAAAACAATACAATAGAAAAGTTGATATTACCTCTGAAATATTAATAACTGCTGGCGCGACTCAAGGCATCTTTACAGCAATCAATACCTTTGTAAATCAGGGAGATGAAGTTGTTATTTTGGATCCAAGTTATGATAGTTATGAACCTTCTGTTTTAGTTGCTGGCGGAAAACCTGTTCGTGTTTCATTAAACGATGATTACACCCCAAATTTCAACCGAATTGAAAGTACTATTACATCAAAAACCAAAATGATTGTCGTAAATAATCCGCATAATCCGGCTGGTAGAATTTGGACAGAACAAGATTTTGAAGCTTTAGAAACCATCCTTGAAAAACATCCTCAAATTTTAGTTCTAGGCGATGAAGTGTACGAATACATTACGTTTACACAACCACATATTTCATTTAATACTCGTGAAATATTAAAACATAGAACGATTATTGCTTCTTCTTTTGGAAAATCGTTGCATGTTACAGGTTGGAAAGTCGGCTATTTAATTGCACCTGAAAATTTAATGTATGAAATGAAAAAAGTACACCAATTTTTAGTATTCAGTGTGAATAGTTTTTCCCAATATGCAATTGCAGAATATTTAGAAGTTGTAGATTTTAGTGAAGTATCGAAAATGTACCAACAAAAAAGAGATTTATTTCAAAACCTACTAAAAGACAGTCGGTTTGAACTAATGCCTTGTGATGGAACGTATTTTCAGGTAGTAAATTACAATGCGATTTCAAAAGAAAATGATGTCGATTTTGCAAAAAAACTAATAACCGAACACGGTGTAGCAGCTATTCCAATCTCTGTTTTTTATGAAGATGCTACCGACAAACACATGTTGCGATTTTGTTTCGCTAAAACAGATGAAACATTGATTGCTGCTGCTGAAAAGTTGTGTGGGATTTAATTTTTACCGCAAACTAAGTTTGCTCCTCTTAATATCAAATGCTCGAAGTGACAACTAACTTAAATTATTTTCAATTGCTTCAATTGCCGATAGAAAATCAATTTCTTTTACGTGTTCGAAAAAGTCAATTTCAGTTTCATACGGTAGGTAATCGGAAATAACACGTACAATAAAATCTTGTGGCTGTTTTAAATACATAAAGGTGTAATCTTCCATATTGACTACTGTTTTTTGCGCTAAATTTGTAGTTCGTACAAATTTATCTGAAGTCAATGACGATAAACAAGGTAAGTTCAATTTTGGTTGAACTTTAATAGGTTTTCCATTTTCAAATAATCCGCCTTCATAACCATATAAAGAAGCAGTTGTAATTTCAATTGGTTTACCAAAACTTAATTCGCTTGGCATTTCAGATTCTTTTCCAACAATAGTCGCAAATCCTAATAAAACCGTACAATCCCCTTTTGGTAAATGCATCATTGTTTTTGCTGTAGCTTCTCTTCCTATTTTAGAAATTACTATTTGATAATCGTGTTTTTTGTTTAAAATTCTCCCAATGGCACTTAAAACTTTCTCTTTTTCAATTTCCATTGGAGTTATGATGTTTATTTTCATTAATAAATTTTTTGCAAAAATAAGATTCTTAAATAATTGGTAATTTTTACACTAACTTTTTATGCCAAAATATATTTTACTATATTGTCTATTGTTAACAAATTTAACTTGAATAAACCATAAATAATTGTATTTTTACCATCCAAAATTCAAATCGCAAAATGGGTAAAATAATCGCAATTGCTAATCAAAAAGGTGGTGTAGGAAAAACTACAACTTCAGTTAATCTTGCAGCGTCTTTAGGCGTTTTAGAGAAAAAAGTCTTACTAATTGATGCTGATCCACAGGCTAATGCAAGCTCTGGTTTAGGTATTGATGTTGAAACTATTGATATTGGAACATACCAAGTTCTAGAACATAGCAACACACCCGATGAAGCAACAATTGGTTGTTCTGCTCCTAATGTAAAGATTATTCCTGCACATATCGATTTAGTCGCTATCGAAATTGAATTAGTCGATAAAGAAAATCGTGAATACATGCTTAAACAAGCATTAGAATCGGTTAAAGATAAATACGATTACATCATTATCGA from Flavobacterium haoranii encodes:
- the trxB gene encoding thioredoxin-disulfide reductase encodes the protein MSNEIERVKCLIIGSGPAGYTAAIYAARANMFPVLYQGQQPGGQLTTTNEVENFPGYPDGITGPEMMIQLQAQAKRFGTDIRDGWATKVDFSGEVHKVWINETIEIHADTVIISTGASAKYLGLDSEQHYLKLGGGVSACAVCDGFFYRNQEVVIVGAGDSACEEAHYLSQICKKVTMLVRSDKFRASKIMEDRVRKTPNIEILMHTETEEVLGDGQVVTAVRAKNRTTGESIEIPATGFFVAIGHKPNTDIFKDFLDLDETGYIINVPGTAKTNVPGVFVGGDAADHVYRQAITAAGTGCMAALDAERYLASKM
- a CDS encoding FtsB family cell division protein; the protein is MLLFFLLWMLFLDNYSYLEHRVLNKEIDELEDNIDYYKSEIYQDSVRIKKLKNPDQIEKYAREQYYMKRENEDVYIIEKEGEEQVEQTKF
- a CDS encoding PspC domain-containing protein; protein product: MNKTISINLGGFFFHIDEDAYQKLTRYFDAVRRSLDPEGREEIIKDIESRIAELFQEKLKNENQVISLVEVDEVIAIMGQPEDYRIDEEPTYHSKSNYSSSNYSSKTRRLYRDRDNSILGGVAAGLGHYFNIDPLWVRVLFIISPFISFGTSLLIYLVLWILIPEAVTTSQKLEMRGEPINISNIEKKVKEGIGEISDKINNLDHEKITNTAKSGANQIATTIGDIFLAIFKAIGKIIGVFIILFAAGSLLGILIFSVIMIFSSSLPEHFIFNHYDVPFEFTVPLWIQGFLMLLSIGIPMLFLLILGLKLLVTNMRPIGNYFKYSLLAIWIVSIIAITYLGIQQVTEKSIEGRVEQKQEIVIQPTDTLYIKMKYNDFFTKHIDDRTSKKYTHDENNNEVIFSNDVRLHLMRTEEATPYIQVAKTANGKSHTDAKKFAEKINYHFEIQGNNINLDNFFTTDFENKFRDQEVHIYLYLPKGIIIYPDETVSHYLSSWNSEINIYYGDENNYYQLVDKELECLTCPNEEEENDTINENLTIKLNNKELKINVDENHLDIQTK
- a CDS encoding head GIN domain-containing protein; the protein is MIKLIIQLTKIIVATLIALFMTSCVNFNSISGDGNVTTSKRKVTNFTAVDANTGLEVVIKQGNNFFVEVEADSNLQDHIKTEVENNTLKVYCDQNIYKSSARKVYIEMPVVQTISTSSGASLESQNTIVSDILKLDSSGGSEMKLTIKSQKLTCDSSSGSEINVSGEAIDVTTSSSSGSSINLSKLVAENVSSDSSSGSSTTVNAKNKLKANASSGSSIDYLSSPKEVTLDENSGGSISKQ
- the udk gene encoding uridine kinase, whose amino-acid sequence is MLIIGIAGGTGSGKTTVVHQIMNELPATEVGIISQDSYYKETHHLSYEERTKINFDHPRAIDFELLVQHLKELKAGNVIEQPIYSFVTHDRTDDTIVTHPRTVMIVEGILIFTNPELRDMFDIKVFVHADSDERLIRRLKRDIAERGRDMEEVLNRYQNTLKPMHEQFIEPTKAYADIIIPNDKYNTVAIDVVRAVIKQRIR
- a CDS encoding methylmalonyl-CoA mutase subunit beta, with amino-acid sequence MANDKLFTEFEKVSSKEWKQKIQVELKGADYNETLVWESLEGIKVKPFYGSDEFEKKYTYSTPNDPFKIGQKIFVQEEKLSVKKASEFIQKGADVVYFTIPNDEKNIEELIEFTKTKAAFFYLPFLSNDFVSKFNTIENGNLLIDPIGQLVLDGNWFTNLETDFNTLNQLNKNCKSSFLTIKSEVYQNAGANMVQQLAYTLAHVNEYFNRIETIQQKITVEVAVGSNYFFEIAKLKALRLLLETLAKEYNFTAGFQIIATPTKRNKTLYDYNVNMLRTTTECMSAILGGADVVINSNYDAIYHKENEFGNRIARNQLLVLKNESYFDKVNNATDGAYYIETLTEQLAEKALELFKDIEANGGLITQLVDGTIQRKIKESADKEQDLFDSGKEVLLGTNKYPNKNDMMKNDLELYPFVKQNARKTLITPIIERRLAEKLEQERLASE
- a CDS encoding GIN domain-containing protein, giving the protein MKKIIVLFALVFATSVTFGQKKEKIKGSKIVTHTVTDLESFVNVEVEDNLEVFLVKADKPSLEIEADDNLHDAINFSVAGNTLRIFSLKDVIGAKKFSIRVNYTENLKLVVAKGETRVNALNELQAENVTIKNYDKSKSFLNVKSEYFTLILNDKAEAELNVKAQNTTLELSKDAELKALVASPEVKIDMYEKSEAKIEGDTENLKLRLDNSSILDAKKFSAKNLEIAIEGYAKADVNVVEQVNITASGKSEIRLYGEPKITVTKFTNSTTLFKKEF